A DNA window from Streptomyces sp. 71268 contains the following coding sequences:
- the pgeF gene encoding peptidoglycan editing factor PgeF, whose translation MIGQHETTSGAHFAFTDRWGGVSAAPYDRLNLGGAVGDDPAAVRANRLSAARALGIDAERVVWMRQVHGREVAVVDGPWGDREIPEVDAVVTARRGLALAVLTADCTPVLLADPVAGVAGAAHAGRPGLVAGVVPATVEAMVALGAEPARIIARTGPSVCGRCYEVPAAMRAAVADVVPAAWATTSWGTPAVDVAGGVRAQLAALGVEVAVSSEVCTLESTDHFSYRRERDTGRLASYVWLSEAADQDGEAKR comes from the coding sequence GTGATAGGCCAGCACGAGACGACGAGCGGCGCGCACTTCGCCTTCACCGACCGGTGGGGCGGGGTGAGCGCCGCTCCGTATGACCGGCTCAACCTCGGCGGCGCGGTCGGCGACGACCCGGCCGCGGTACGGGCCAACCGCCTCAGCGCGGCGCGGGCGCTCGGCATCGACGCGGAGCGCGTCGTGTGGATGCGCCAGGTGCACGGCCGCGAGGTGGCCGTCGTCGACGGGCCGTGGGGCGACCGCGAGATCCCGGAGGTCGACGCGGTGGTGACCGCCCGTCGGGGGCTGGCCCTCGCGGTGCTCACCGCCGACTGCACCCCGGTCCTCCTCGCGGACCCGGTGGCCGGCGTCGCCGGCGCCGCGCACGCGGGGCGGCCGGGGCTCGTCGCCGGGGTCGTCCCGGCGACCGTCGAGGCCATGGTCGCGCTCGGCGCGGAGCCCGCCCGGATCATCGCCCGCACCGGCCCCTCGGTCTGCGGCCGCTGCTACGAGGTGCCGGCGGCGATGCGCGCCGCGGTGGCGGACGTGGTCCCCGCGGCCTGGGCCACCACGAGCTGGGGCACGCCGGCGGTCGACGTGGCCGGTGGCGTACGGGCCCAACTCGCCGCGCTCGGCGTCGAGGTGGCGGTCTCGTCCGAGGTCTGCACGCTGGAGTCGACCGACCACTTCTCCTACCGGCGCGAGCGCGACACCGGACGGCTGGCGAGCTACGTGTGGCTGTCCGAGGCGGCTGACCAGGACGGGGAGGCGAAGCGGTGA
- the murD gene encoding UDP-N-acetylmuramoyl-L-alanine--D-glutamate ligase encodes MTSQYAGRRITVAGLGVSGVPAARALRGLGALVTVVNGSDGERQRAEAAELEALGVTVRLGDGATLPEGTELVVTTPGWKPTSPLFEAAAQAGVPVVGDVEVAWRLRAEQDRPAAPWLAVTGTNGKTTTVRMLTAILEAAGLRTAAVGNIGVSLFDVVLGEREYDVLAVELSSYQLHWAPSLRAHSAAVLNLAPDHLDWHGSMEAYAADKGRVYEGNQVACVYNVADPATEELVRAADVAEGCRAIGFTLGTPGPSQLGLVDDILVDRAFVPDRQRQAQELAEISDLASPAPHNIANALAAAALARAYGVPPAAVREGLRAFRPEAHRIEHVATVDRVDFVDDSKATNTHAAQASLAAYEPIVWIAGGLAKGATFDELVSASASRLRGVVLIGADRALIRDALARHAPQVPVVDLDRTDTGAMSAAVQAAVGLAEPGDTVLLAPACASMDMFTNYNKRGEAFADAVRVLASGRAAHE; translated from the coding sequence GTGACGAGCCAGTACGCCGGACGCCGCATCACCGTCGCCGGCCTCGGCGTCTCCGGGGTCCCCGCGGCGCGCGCGCTGCGGGGCCTCGGCGCCCTGGTGACCGTCGTCAACGGCAGCGACGGCGAGCGCCAGCGCGCCGAGGCGGCCGAGCTCGAAGCGCTCGGCGTCACCGTCCGCCTCGGCGACGGCGCGACCCTGCCGGAGGGCACCGAACTGGTCGTCACCACCCCCGGGTGGAAGCCGACCAGCCCGCTGTTCGAGGCCGCGGCCCAGGCCGGCGTCCCGGTCGTCGGCGACGTGGAGGTCGCCTGGCGGCTGCGCGCCGAGCAGGACCGCCCCGCCGCCCCCTGGCTGGCCGTCACCGGCACCAACGGCAAGACCACCACCGTACGGATGCTCACCGCCATCCTGGAGGCCGCCGGACTGCGCACCGCGGCCGTCGGCAACATCGGCGTCTCGCTCTTCGACGTCGTCCTCGGCGAGCGGGAGTACGACGTACTCGCCGTCGAGCTGTCCAGCTACCAGTTGCACTGGGCACCCTCGCTGCGCGCCCACTCCGCCGCGGTGCTCAACCTGGCCCCCGACCACCTCGACTGGCACGGCTCCATGGAGGCGTACGCCGCCGACAAGGGCCGCGTCTACGAGGGCAACCAGGTCGCCTGCGTGTACAACGTGGCCGACCCCGCCACCGAGGAACTGGTCCGGGCCGCCGACGTCGCCGAGGGCTGCCGCGCCATCGGCTTCACCCTCGGCACGCCGGGCCCCTCCCAACTCGGCCTGGTGGACGACATCCTCGTCGACCGCGCCTTCGTACCGGACCGGCAGCGCCAGGCCCAGGAACTGGCCGAGATCAGCGACCTGGCCTCGCCGGCGCCGCACAACATCGCCAACGCGCTCGCCGCCGCCGCGCTCGCCCGCGCCTACGGCGTGCCCCCGGCCGCCGTCCGCGAGGGACTGCGCGCCTTCCGGCCCGAGGCACACCGTATCGAGCACGTGGCCACCGTGGACCGGGTCGACTTCGTGGACGACTCCAAGGCGACCAACACGCACGCCGCGCAGGCGTCGTTGGCCGCGTACGAGCCGATCGTGTGGATCGCGGGCGGCCTCGCCAAGGGCGCCACCTTCGACGAACTGGTCAGCGCGTCGGCCAGCCGGCTGCGCGGCGTCGTCCTGATCGGCGCCGACCGCGCGCTGATCAGGGACGCCCTCGCGCGACACGCGCCGCAGGTCCCGGTCGTCGACCTCGACCGGACGGACACTGGGGCGATGTCCGCGGCGGTCCAGGCGGCCGTCGGACTCGCGGAACCGGGCGACACGGTGCTTCTGGCCCCCGCGTGCGCCTCGATGGATATGTTCACCAACTACAACAAGCGCGGCGAAGCGTTCGCCGATGCCGTGCGCGTGCTCGCCTCCGGACGAGCCGCGCACGAGTAG
- a CDS encoding YggT family protein — MGIALDVIHVALLVFLVVLIFRLVMDYVFQFARSWQPGKAMVVVLEATYTVTDPPLKLLRRFIPPLRLGGVALDLSFFVLMIIVYILISVVSQL; from the coding sequence ATGGGCATCGCACTGGACGTGATCCACGTCGCGCTGTTGGTTTTCCTGGTCGTGTTGATCTTCCGGCTGGTGATGGACTACGTGTTCCAGTTCGCCCGCTCATGGCAACCCGGCAAGGCGATGGTGGTGGTCCTTGAGGCCACTTACACTGTCACCGATCCGCCACTCAAGCTTCTGCGGCGGTTTATCCCGCCGCTGCGTCTCGGGGGCGTGGCGCTCGATCTGTCCTTCTTCGTACTGATGATCATCGTTTACATCCTGATCTCCGTCGTGAGCCAGCTGTGA
- the ftsW gene encoding putative lipid II flippase FtsW — translation MMADDSARPATRGTRRARWPRPGLAAARPALAGGAGPAPGGGLGMGLALRGKATARPPRATARPGPGGGPPGRAPRPRPPRRSPLAALARLRERARRAWDRPLTAYYLILGGSVLITVLGLVMVYSASQIKALQSGLAPSFFFRKQLLAAVIGGLLMLAAVRLPIRLHRALAYPLLAVSVFLMCLVQVPGIGVAVNGNQNWISVGGPFQLQPSEFGKLALVLWGADLLARKHDKNLLGQWKHLLVPLVPAAFVLLGLIMLGGDMGTAIILTAVLFGLLWLAGAPTRLFVGVLGAAAVVGLILIKTSANRMSRLACIGATDPGANDQCWQAVHGIYALANGGWFGSGLGASMEKWGELPEPHTDFIFAITGEELGLAGTLSVLALFAALGYAGIRVAGRTEDPFVRYAAGGVTTWITAQAVVNIGAVLGLLPIAGVPLPLFSYGGSALLPTMFAIGLLIAFARAEPGARAALAMRQPGVRWKTMRRRVKKRPSGER, via the coding sequence ATGATGGCCGACGACTCCGCGCGCCCCGCCACCCGCGGCACCCGGCGGGCCCGATGGCCCCGCCCCGGCCTGGCCGCCGCGCGCCCGGCGCTGGCCGGTGGCGCGGGCCCGGCGCCGGGCGGCGGCCTCGGCATGGGCCTCGCGCTCCGTGGGAAGGCCACCGCGCGCCCCCCGCGCGCCACCGCCCGGCCCGGGCCCGGTGGCGGACCGCCCGGCCGCGCGCCCCGGCCGCGTCCCCCGCGACGCAGCCCGCTGGCGGCGCTGGCGCGGCTGCGCGAGCGGGCCCGCCGCGCCTGGGACCGGCCGCTGACCGCCTACTACCTGATCCTCGGCGGCAGCGTGCTGATCACCGTGCTCGGCCTGGTGATGGTCTACTCCGCCTCGCAGATCAAGGCCCTCCAGTCGGGGCTCGCCCCCTCCTTCTTCTTCCGCAAGCAGTTGCTCGCGGCCGTCATCGGTGGGCTGTTGATGTTGGCAGCCGTACGACTGCCCATCCGGCTGCACCGGGCGCTGGCCTACCCGCTGCTCGCCGTCTCCGTCTTCCTGATGTGCCTGGTCCAGGTGCCCGGAATAGGAGTCGCGGTCAACGGCAACCAGAACTGGATCTCCGTCGGCGGCCCCTTCCAGCTCCAGCCCAGCGAGTTCGGCAAGCTCGCGCTCGTGCTCTGGGGCGCCGACCTGCTCGCCCGCAAGCACGACAAGAACCTCCTCGGCCAGTGGAAGCACCTGCTGGTGCCCCTGGTCCCGGCCGCCTTCGTACTGCTCGGGCTGATCATGCTGGGCGGTGACATGGGGACCGCGATCATCCTCACCGCGGTCCTGTTCGGGCTGCTGTGGCTGGCCGGCGCACCGACCCGACTCTTTGTCGGCGTGCTCGGGGCCGCGGCCGTCGTCGGGCTGATCCTCATCAAGACCAGCGCCAACCGCATGTCGCGCCTGGCCTGTATCGGCGCCACCGACCCGGGCGCGAACGACCAGTGCTGGCAGGCCGTGCACGGCATCTACGCGCTGGCCAACGGCGGCTGGTTCGGTTCCGGGCTCGGCGCCAGTATGGAAAAATGGGGTGAACTCCCCGAGCCGCACACGGACTTCATCTTCGCCATCACCGGCGAGGAACTCGGCCTGGCGGGGACACTGTCAGTGCTCGCCCTCTTCGCGGCTCTAGGCTATGCGGGTATCCGCGTGGCCGGACGCACGGAGGACCCCTTCGTGAGGTATGCCGCGGGAGGTGTGACCACCTGGATCACGGCGCAGGCCGTGGTCAACATCGGTGCGGTGCTCGGCCTGCTGCCGATCGCCGGTGTCCCCCTGCCGCTGTTCTCCTACGGAGGTTCAGCCCTGCTCCCGACCATGTTCGCCATCGGTCTGCTGATCGCCTTCGCGCGTGCGGAACCCGGTGCCCGAGCTGCGTTGGCCATGCGGCAGCCTGGGGTGAGATGGAAGACGATGAGACGGCGCGTCAAGAAACGTCCGTCCGGAGAGCGGTGA
- a CDS encoding YggS family pyridoxal phosphate-dependent enzyme, with protein sequence MTDRRSELADNLARVEERIAAACAASGRERSEVTLIVVTKTYPASDVRLLSELGVREVAENRDQDAAPKAAECTDLPLRWHFVGQLQSNKVRSVASYADLVQSVDRQRLVNALSTAAVRAGREIDCLLQVALDAESGDAGGRGGVAPDGVADLAEAVAESEGLRLRGLMTVAPLAGPYAGRPRAAFERLREISSSLRAAHPAATMVSAGMSSDLEDAVAAGATHLRVGTAVLGVRPRLG encoded by the coding sequence GTGACCGACCGCAGAAGTGAGTTGGCGGACAACCTGGCCCGGGTCGAGGAGCGCATCGCCGCCGCGTGCGCCGCCTCCGGGCGCGAGCGCTCCGAGGTCACCCTCATCGTAGTGACCAAGACCTATCCGGCCAGCGACGTACGGCTGCTGTCGGAACTCGGGGTTCGCGAGGTCGCCGAGAACCGGGACCAGGACGCGGCACCAAAGGCCGCCGAATGCACGGATCTGCCGCTGCGATGGCACTTTGTGGGGCAATTGCAGTCGAACAAGGTTCGTTCCGTGGCCAGTTACGCTGATCTCGTACAGTCCGTTGACCGGCAGCGGTTGGTCAACGCGCTGTCGACGGCCGCCGTACGCGCCGGTCGCGAGATCGACTGCCTGCTCCAGGTGGCCCTTGACGCGGAGTCGGGGGACGCCGGGGGGCGGGGCGGCGTCGCGCCCGACGGCGTGGCCGACCTCGCCGAAGCGGTGGCCGAGTCCGAAGGGCTGCGGCTGCGCGGGCTGATGACGGTCGCTCCGCTCGCCGGACCGTACGCGGGCAGGCCGCGGGCGGCCTTCGAGCGGTTGAGGGAAATCTCATCGAGCCTGCGCGCGGCTCATCCGGCTGCGACCATGGTCTCGGCAGGGATGAGCTCGGACCTTGAGGACGCCGTGGCCGCTGGTGCGACACATCTACGCGTCGGCACTGCGGTGCTCGGAGTCCGACCCCGGCTCGGGTAA
- the ftsZ gene encoding cell division protein FtsZ: MAAPQNYLAVIKVVGIGGGGVNAINRMIEVGLKGVEFIAINTDAQALLMSDADVKLDVGRELTRGLGAGANPDVGRKAAEDHREEIEEVLKGADMVFVTAGEGGGTGTGGAPVVANIARSLGALTIGVVTRPFTFEGRRRANQAEDGIAGLRDEVDTLIVIPNDRLLSISDRQVSVLDAFKSADQVLLSGVQGITDLITTPGLINLDFADVKSVMSEAGSALMGIGSARGDDRAVAAAEMAISSPLLEASIDGARGVLLSISGGSDLGLFEINEAAQLVSEAAHPEANIIFGAVIDDALGDEVRVTVIAAGFDGGQPPAKGNREKALGSYGGRDDSATAAQSGRPTASAESRPAYGGLTSVSSRDSGVPAAEPVEPEPAPVSEAPSGYPSQTPAPPISSPQVPPARPYQDSAAEELDVPDFLK; the protein is encoded by the coding sequence GTGGCAGCACCGCAGAACTACCTCGCAGTCATCAAGGTCGTCGGCATCGGCGGCGGTGGCGTGAATGCCATCAACCGGATGATCGAGGTCGGGCTCAAGGGCGTCGAGTTCATCGCGATCAACACCGATGCACAGGCCCTGCTGATGAGCGACGCCGACGTCAAGCTCGACGTCGGTCGGGAACTCACCCGTGGCCTCGGCGCGGGCGCCAACCCCGATGTCGGCCGCAAGGCGGCCGAGGACCACCGCGAGGAGATCGAGGAGGTCCTCAAGGGGGCCGACATGGTCTTCGTCACCGCGGGTGAGGGCGGCGGCACCGGCACCGGCGGCGCCCCGGTCGTCGCCAACATCGCGCGCTCCCTGGGCGCCCTGACGATCGGCGTGGTCACCCGCCCGTTCACCTTCGAGGGGCGCCGTCGCGCGAACCAGGCGGAGGACGGGATCGCCGGCCTGCGGGACGAGGTCGACACCCTGATCGTCATCCCCAACGACCGACTGCTGTCCATTTCGGACCGTCAGGTCAGCGTTCTTGACGCGTTCAAGTCCGCCGACCAGGTGTTGCTGTCCGGCGTGCAGGGCATCACCGACCTGATCACAACCCCCGGCCTGATCAACCTGGACTTCGCGGACGTCAAGTCCGTGATGTCGGAGGCGGGCTCGGCCCTCATGGGCATCGGCTCCGCGCGCGGCGACGACCGCGCGGTCGCCGCCGCCGAGATGGCGATCTCCTCGCCCCTGCTTGAGGCGTCCATCGACGGCGCCCGAGGCGTGCTGCTGTCCATCTCGGGCGGATCGGACCTCGGTCTCTTCGAGATCAACGAGGCCGCACAGCTCGTCAGCGAGGCGGCACACCCGGAGGCGAACATCATCTTCGGCGCCGTGATCGACGACGCGCTCGGCGACGAGGTCCGCGTCACCGTGATCGCCGCCGGCTTCGACGGAGGCCAGCCGCCGGCCAAGGGCAACCGGGAGAAGGCGCTCGGTTCGTACGGCGGCCGTGACGACAGCGCCACCGCCGCGCAGTCCGGCCGGCCCACCGCCTCGGCCGAGTCGCGCCCCGCGTACGGCGGCCTGACCAGCGTCTCCTCGCGGGACAGCGGCGTGCCGGCGGCCGAGCCGGTCGAGCCCGAGCCGGCCCCTGTCTCCGAGGCGCCGAGCGGGTACCCGAGCCAGACCCCGGCCCCGCCCATCAGCTCGCCGCAGGTCCCCCCGGCCCGCCCCTACCAGGACAGCGCGGCCGAGGAGCTCGACGTGCCGGACTTCCTGAAGTAG
- the mraY gene encoding phospho-N-acetylmuramoyl-pentapeptide-transferase — protein sequence MKQILFSGVIGLFLTLVGTPLLIKLLARKGYGQYIRDDGPRGHHGKRGTPTMGGIAFILATIIAYALTKVITSSEPTFSGVLVLFLFAGMGLVGFLDDYIKIVKQRSLGLRAKAKMAGQLIVGVAFAILSLNFADARGQTPASDKLSFTQDFGWQIGPVIFVIWALFMILAMSNGVNLTDGLDGLATGASVMVFGAYTFIGVWQYQESCANMPTAGQACYEVRDPLDLAIVASALMGACFGFLWWNTSPAKIFMGDTGSLALGGALAGLAICSRTELLLALLGGLFVLITMSVVIQVGSFRMTGKRVFRMAPLQHHFELKGWSEVLVVVRFWIIQGMCVIVGLGIFYAGWAAAK from the coding sequence ATGAAGCAGATCCTCTTCTCCGGAGTGATCGGACTCTTCCTGACCTTGGTCGGCACGCCGCTGCTGATCAAGCTCCTCGCCCGTAAGGGATACGGGCAGTACATCCGTGACGACGGCCCCCGTGGCCACCACGGCAAGCGCGGTACACCCACCATGGGTGGCATCGCCTTCATCCTGGCCACCATCATCGCGTACGCGCTGACGAAGGTGATCACCTCCAGCGAGCCGACGTTCTCCGGCGTGCTCGTGCTCTTCCTCTTCGCCGGCATGGGCCTGGTCGGCTTCCTCGACGACTACATCAAGATCGTCAAGCAGCGGAGCCTGGGCCTGCGCGCCAAGGCGAAGATGGCCGGCCAGCTCATCGTCGGCGTCGCGTTCGCGATCCTCTCGCTCAACTTCGCGGACGCCCGCGGCCAGACCCCGGCCTCCGACAAGCTCTCCTTCACCCAGGACTTCGGCTGGCAGATCGGCCCCGTGATCTTCGTGATCTGGGCGCTGTTCATGATCCTGGCGATGTCCAACGGCGTGAACCTCACCGACGGCCTCGACGGCCTGGCCACCGGCGCCTCGGTGATGGTCTTCGGCGCCTACACCTTCATCGGCGTCTGGCAGTACCAGGAGTCCTGCGCCAACATGCCCACCGCGGGCCAGGCGTGTTACGAGGTCCGCGACCCGCTGGACCTGGCCATCGTCGCCTCCGCGCTGATGGGCGCCTGCTTCGGCTTCCTGTGGTGGAACACCTCGCCGGCCAAGATCTTCATGGGCGACACCGGTTCGCTCGCCCTCGGCGGCGCCCTCGCCGGCCTGGCGATCTGCTCGCGCACCGAACTCCTGCTCGCGCTGCTCGGCGGCCTGTTCGTGCTGATCACGATGTCCGTGGTCATCCAGGTCGGCTCCTTCCGGATGACCGGCAAGCGCGTGTTCCGCATGGCACCGCTCCAACACCACTTCGAACTGAAGGGTTGGAGCGAAGTGCTGGTGGTGGTCAGATTCTGGATCATCCAGGGCATGTGCGTGATCGTCGGCCTCGGCATCTTCTACGCGGGCTGGGCGGCGGCCAAGTGA
- the murG gene encoding undecaprenyldiphospho-muramoylpentapeptide beta-N-acetylglucosaminyltransferase produces MHVVLAGGGTAGHIEPALALADALRRQDPTVGITALGTEKGLETRLVPERGYELGLIPAVPLPRKPTPELITVPGRLRGTIKAAEQILERTKADCVVGFGGYVALPGYLAAKRLGVPIIVHEANARPGLANKIGSRYAKFVAVSTPDSKLRNAHYVGIPLRRTIATLDRARVRPEARAAFGLDPGLPTLLVSGGSQGARRLNEVVQSVAPFLQRAGIQILHAVGPKNEMPRVDNMPGMPPYIPVPYVDRMDLAYAAADMMLCRAGAMTVAELSAVGLPAAFVPLPIGNGEQRLNAQPLVKAGGGLLVDDAELTPEWVQNNVLPVLGDPHRLFEMSRAAAEFGRRDADELLVGMVYEAIAARRAG; encoded by the coding sequence GTGCATGTCGTACTCGCCGGTGGGGGGACCGCCGGCCACATCGAGCCAGCGCTCGCCCTCGCGGACGCCCTGCGTAGGCAGGACCCGACCGTGGGGATCACAGCGCTGGGCACGGAGAAGGGCCTGGAGACCCGACTCGTGCCCGAGCGGGGCTACGAGCTCGGGCTCATCCCCGCCGTGCCGCTGCCCCGTAAGCCCACGCCCGAGCTGATCACCGTGCCCGGACGGCTGCGCGGCACCATCAAGGCCGCCGAGCAGATCCTGGAGCGCACCAAGGCCGACTGCGTCGTGGGCTTCGGCGGCTACGTCGCGCTGCCCGGCTACCTCGCCGCCAAGCGCCTCGGCGTGCCGATCATCGTCCACGAGGCCAACGCCCGACCCGGTCTGGCCAACAAGATCGGTTCCCGGTACGCCAAGTTCGTCGCGGTCAGCACCCCGGACAGCAAGCTGCGCAACGCGCACTACGTGGGCATCCCGCTGCGCCGCACCATCGCCACGCTGGACCGGGCCCGGGTCAGGCCCGAGGCCCGTGCCGCGTTCGGCCTCGACCCGGGCCTGCCGACCCTGCTGGTCTCCGGCGGCTCGCAGGGCGCCAGGCGGCTGAACGAGGTCGTGCAGTCCGTCGCGCCGTTCCTCCAGCGCGCCGGAATCCAGATCCTGCACGCGGTCGGCCCGAAGAACGAAATGCCGCGCGTCGACAACATGCCCGGAATGCCGCCCTACATCCCGGTACCGTACGTGGACCGGATGGACCTGGCGTACGCCGCGGCCGACATGATGCTCTGCCGCGCGGGCGCCATGACCGTGGCCGAACTCTCCGCCGTCGGGCTGCCGGCCGCCTTCGTCCCGTTGCCGATCGGCAACGGCGAACAGCGGCTGAACGCCCAGCCGCTGGTCAAGGCGGGTGGCGGGCTGCTGGTCGACGACGCCGAGCTGACGCCGGAGTGGGTGCAGAACAACGTGCTGCCCGTACTCGGCGATCCGCACCGGCTGTTCGAGATGTCGCGCGCGGCCGCGGAGTTCGGCCGCCGGGACGCCGACGAACTCCTCGTCGGAATGGTGTACGAGGCGATCGCCGCCCGCCGGGCCGGGTAG
- the sepF gene encoding cell division protein SepF, translated as MAGAMRKMAVYLGLVEDDGYDGRGFDPDDDFEPEPEPERARRQHQPETEPRPEMDEPVRVAHPPAQREPAPLVAETGRPARIAPVASITPERQSLEKNAPVIMPKVVSEREPYRITTLHPRTYNEARTIGEHFREGTPVIMNLTEMDDTDAKRLVDFAAGLVFGLHGSIERVTQKVFLLSPANVDVTAEDKARIAEGGFFNQS; from the coding sequence ATGGCCGGCGCTATGCGCAAGATGGCGGTCTACCTCGGCCTCGTGGAGGACGATGGGTACGACGGCCGGGGGTTCGACCCCGACGACGACTTCGAGCCCGAACCCGAACCGGAGCGTGCGCGGCGGCAGCACCAGCCGGAGACCGAACCGCGACCGGAAATGGACGAACCGGTGCGAGTCGCCCACCCGCCGGCGCAGCGTGAACCCGCTCCGCTCGTAGCGGAAACCGGGCGCCCCGCCCGCATCGCCCCCGTGGCGTCTATCACACCCGAACGTCAAAGCCTGGAGAAGAACGCACCGGTGATCATGCCCAAGGTCGTGTCCGAGCGGGAGCCCTACCGCATCACCACGTTGCACCCTCGCACCTACAACGAGGCCCGTACCATCGGGGAACACTTCCGCGAGGGCACACCCGTGATCATGAATTTGACTGAGATGGATGACACTGACGCGAAGCGACTCGTCGACTTCGCGGCCGGTCTAGTCTTCGGTCTGCACGGAAGTATTGAGCGGGTGACGCAGAAGGTGTTCCTGTTGTCGCCTGCTAACGTCGATGTCACGGCGGAGGACAAGGCCCGTATTGCAGAGGGCGGGTTCTTCAACCAGAGCTGA
- a CDS encoding FtsQ-type POTRA domain-containing protein — translation MAGPTTAQRGSAHRENRSSSGPPPPPARGGLRLPGRRTLVLLLVAAVLVGGGGTWLLYGSSWLRVEKVRVRGTEVLRPDQVREVAAVPMDSPLVSVDTDAMERRLRARLPRIDSVHVERSWPNTISLNVTERQPELVLEKAGKFVEMDAEGVRFATVAKAPKGIPRLEMEAERSPSLRRFGEERLRRAAVEVVTSLPPKVRAQTRVLRVRSYDAISLELAGGRSVRWGSPEQGEAKATALLALMKAEREAEHFDVSVPGAPAAAGS, via the coding sequence GTGGCCGGACCGACGACCGCCCAGCGCGGCAGCGCGCACCGTGAGAACCGTTCGTCGTCCGGCCCGCCGCCGCCCCCCGCGCGCGGCGGGCTCCGACTCCCCGGCCGCCGCACGCTGGTGCTGCTCCTGGTCGCCGCCGTGCTCGTCGGCGGCGGCGGGACCTGGCTGTTGTACGGCTCCTCCTGGCTGCGGGTGGAGAAGGTGCGGGTGCGCGGCACCGAGGTGTTGCGCCCCGACCAGGTGCGCGAGGTGGCGGCGGTGCCGATGGACTCGCCGCTCGTCTCGGTGGACACCGACGCGATGGAGAGGCGACTGCGGGCCAGGTTGCCCCGGATCGACTCCGTACACGTCGAGCGCTCGTGGCCGAACACAATCAGCCTCAATGTGACCGAGCGTCAGCCGGAACTCGTACTGGAAAAGGCCGGAAAGTTCGTCGAAATGGACGCCGAGGGAGTGCGATTCGCCACGGTGGCCAAGGCGCCGAAGGGCATTCCCCGACTGGAAATGGAAGCGGAACGCTCGCCCAGCCTGCGGAGGTTCGGTGAAGAACGGTTGCGTCGCGCCGCGGTCGAGGTCGTCACCAGCCTGCCGCCCAAGGTCCGCGCCCAGACCAGGGTCCTCCGCGTACGCTCCTACGACGCCATCAGCCTTGAGCTGGCGGGCGGCCGTTCGGTGCGCTGGGGCAGCCCCGAACAGGGTGAGGCGAAGGCCACCGCGCTGCTCGCGCTGATGAAAGCGGAGCGCGAAGCGGAGCACTTCGACGTCAGCGTGCCGGGTGCCCCCGCGGCGGCCGGGAGTTGA